The sequence below is a genomic window from Candidatus Hydrogenedentota bacterium.
AGCCATGGATACGGGTGTCCTTTCCCTCTTCACCCCGGAGGGGTGAGGGCCATTAGCCGGTGGGTGAGCGAAGCGATACCACCGGGAACCGGCGCCCCCTCTTCCTTTCTGGCACCCCGGCAGGGGTGCGGGACTCCGGGGCCAGCGGGAGCCGACGCGTCCTGAACCCCTGCCGGGGTTCTTGAAGAAATGGGGGGGCTGCTGTCCGGTGGTATCGCTGACGCTCAACCACCGGCTAATGTCTTGCATCCCTCCGGGATGCCCAAGACTTTCGCTTTCGGCCATTTCCACGTGTGGCAGAGAGCAACCGGCAGCTTGGAGCGCGGAAGAATACGTCCACTTCATTAGCAGGAGGCCGCCCCGGCCGACGTGGCAGTCTCTTGTCGGAAAGCCCCAAGCCCTCCTCATTTCATGGGTGGATAAACACCTTCTGCGCCACCGACGCTTTCAGCGCGAATCCACAGTGCGTGCTTTTCCTCAAACACCTCCACGACCGTTTCTTATCCGGCGATCAGGGATGCATCCCCTCCCGTGAACGGCGGGGGCCGCATCCAGTACAATGACGGCGTCCGAAACGACCACCCTTGGAGCCCCGTTTTCCCATGAATACCGAAATCCCGGCGAAGCGCTTTTCCCGGACCCTGGTGACGAGCGCGCTGCCCTACGCCAACGGCTACATCCACCTCGGCCACATCGCGGGGGCCTACCTCCCCGCGGACATCTATGTCCGCTTCAAGCGGATGCGGGGCGAAAAGGTCCTCTATGTCGGCGGGTCGGACGAGTTCGGCGTGGCCATCACGATCACGGCGCTGAAGGAGAACATCCCGCCGCAGGCGGTGATTGACCGCTACCACACGGCGAACGCCGGCGCCTTCGCGCGGCTGGGCATCTCCTACGACATCTACGGGCGCACCTCATGGCCCCTGCACGCCGACACCACACAGGCCTTCTTCCGCAAACTCCACGCGGCGGGCGCGATCCCCGCGCAGGAGATGGAGCTGTGGTACTCGCCCCAGCTCGACAAGTTCCTTCCGGACCGCTATGTGAAGGGCACCTGCCCCAAGTGCGGCTACACCGACGCCAACGGCGACGAGTGCGAGGCCTGCGGCGCGCAGTATTCCGCCCGCGACCTCGTCAGCCCCCGGTCCAACATCCCCGGCGACGCGTCGTCGCCGGAGCTGCGCGCCTCGCGCCACTGGTTCCTCGACCTGCCGCAGTTCGCCGAAAAACTGGCCGCCTGGCTGGAGACCCACCCCGAGTGGCGGGCCAACGTGCGCGGCATCGCCGGCGGATGGGTCGGCGACCTGCGCCCCCGCTGCATCACCCGCGACCTGGACTGGGGCGTTCCGATCCCGCTGGACGACCCGGACGCGGCGGGCAAGCGCATCTATGTGTGGTTTGACGCGCCCATCGGCTATGTCACGAACACGCGCCAGTGGGGCCTCGACCGCCACGGCGACCCGGACGCCTGGATCCCCTGGTGGAAGGACGCGGAGACGCGCCTCGTCCACTTCATCGGCAAGGACAACGTGCCCTTCCACGCCGTCATCTTCCCGTCCATGCTCATGGGCCAGGGCGACTACATCCTCCCGGACCAGGTGGTGGCGAACGAGTACCTGAACGTCTTCAACCGCCGCACCGGCCAGTCGGAGAAGGGCTCGAAGTCCAGGGGCAACATGATCAGCGTGGACTGGGCGCTGGAGCATTTCAGCGCCGACAGCCTCCGCTACTACCTGTGCGCCGTCGCCCCGGAGTCCAAGGACGCGGACTTCGACTGGGACGACTTCATGAACCGCTACAACGGCGAGCTGTGCGACGTGGTGGGCAACTTCGTCCACCGGTCGCTCACCATGACCGTCAAGAATTTCGACGGGAAGGTGCCGGAGGCCGGCGAGCTGGAGGCGGACGACATCGCCATGCTCGACGCCGTCGGCGAGCACGCGGACCTGGTCGCCGAGTCGCTGGAGGGCTTCCGGTTCCGCCAGGGCATCGAGCGCATGGTGGACCTGGGCCGCAAGGCGAACGTCTATTTCGACGCGCGCCAGCCCTGGGTCACCCGCAAGACCGACCTCCCCCGCACGGGTACCACCCTGCACGTCTGCTGCCAGGTGGTCCGGGCCCTGTGCGGCCTCATGGCCCCCTTCCTCCCCGACGGCGCGCGGACCCTGGCGGGAACCCTGGGCATCGCGCCGCCGGAGGGCGGCCCCGACGGCGGGCCGGACGGCTGGGCGGAGATCATCACCCGCCTGCCCGCCGGGCACCCGCTGGCCCCGCCGCAGGTGCTTTTCCCCAAACTCGACAAGGACCGCATCGCCGAACTCGCGGAGTTGCACGAAAAGGGCCTTGCACGGTAGAAAAAGTGGTAGACTGAAATAAACCGCGCGCAAGCGGCGTTGTCCGGACCCGTCAAGGAGGTGCTGTCATGCCCGCCCCCATGCAAACCTGGTGCGTGAACCACCCGAGCCACGAGGCCGTTGCCCGCTGCCGCCAGTGCGGCACCGGCGTCTGCAAGGCCTGCGCCGTCTCCGGGCGCGGCGGGCAGTTCTGCTCGCAGGAGTGCGCCGAGAAGTACGGCGCGTTCATGGACCGCGCGAAGGATTTGGGGGTCTCCCGGAAAGAGGGGCTGGGCATCATGCACCGGCTCAGCAAAATGGTGGGCGGCCTGCTGGTCGCCCTCGTCGCGCTGCTGGCCCTCGGCGTCGTCTCGATCATGTTCGAAATCCCCGTGCTGGCGGACATCGCCTGGACCGTGCGGGGCTGGCTCGGCATCTAGCGGCGCGGGGGGTGTCCGCGCCGGGGAAACGGCTGGTAATCATCTGAAAGGAACCGGATCATGGACCTGAGCAGACTGAAGTGGCCGATCATCATTCTGGTTGTCGTGGGCGTGGGCTGGCTGGGCTCCAGCGCGGGGGTCAACTACATGGTGAAGAAGTTCACCACCGCCACCCCCGGGCAGGACGCCGCCCAGGACAAGGTGGACGAGGCGGGCCTCAGCCGGGTCGGCGGGTATCTGCTCATGACCTTCCGCTACGCGCCCGCAGCCACGGTGTACCAGCTTGCCCTGGACCGCTACGGCACGAACGGGGTGAACTACTGGAACAACCAGTACTCCCTCGCCCGGTGCCTGGAGCACATGAACCGCTTCCAGGACAGCTACAACATCCTTCAGATGCTCATCGCCAACCACGCCCACAACATTGACGAGCGCGTGCCCGTGGACGACAACCTGGCCCTGCGAGCCGCCAAGCTCAAGGAGGTCAACGAACTTCCTTGAGCGCCGACCCCGGCATCGTCTTCGGCAGAATCCCCGTGCTGGAGTGCCTGCGCGCCCGGCGGCGTCCGCCCCGGCGGCTCTACATCCTCGCCTCGGCCGCGCGCGGCCTCGATGAGATCGTCTCCGCCGCCGCCGGCGTCCCCGTGGAGGAGACCGACCGCGCCGGCCTGGACCGGCTCGCCGCCGGGGGAAACCACCAGGGCGTGGTGCTGCGCGCCGCGCCCCCGGAGGTCTTTGACCTGGAGACCTGGCTGGAGCGCCACCCCGAGCCGGACGCCTTCGCCGTCCTGCTGGACTGCGTGGAGGACCCCCAGAACTTCGGCGCCGTCATCCGCTCCGCCGCCGCCTTCGGCGCCGCGGGCGTGCTCTTCGGCAAGGACCGCGCCGCGCCCCTGTCCCCCGCCGCGGTCAAGGCCGCCGCGGGCGGGGTGGAGCATGTGGACCTCGTGCAGGTGACCAATCTCGCCCGCGCCGTGGAGGGGATGCAGAAGGCGGGGTTCTGGGCGGCCGCGCTGGACGCGGGCGGGCAGAAGACGCTCTGGGACGCCGACCTCACGGGGCGCTCCCTGGTCGTCGTGGGCAACGAGGGCGACGGCATCCGCCGCCTCGTCCGTGACCGCTGCGACTTCATCGTCTCCATCCCCATGGCCGGGGCGATTTCCAGCCTCAACGCCTCCGTCAGCGCCGCCATCGCCCTCGCCGAGTGCCGGAGACGCCGTCCTGCCTAACGGGGGGTGCCCCATGCGATTTCGGGGTCAATGATGAGGGGGAGGGCGGGGTCGTGGGCGCCGGTGATGTCGAAGCCGTAGGTTTGGCCGTCCACCAGGCGGAACGCGGCCGCGACGGGCCGCTTTTCGCCGTTGACCTCCTGATAGACGAGGGGGGCGGCGTCCATCAGGGGCTCCCAGCCCTCCTTAACCCTGATTTCGAGGGTGCCGTCATCGCGCAGGGACAGGCCCTGGACGCCGTCGTAGCGCAGGGCGACGGGGCGCCAGTCGGCCCCGGGGGCGATGTGGAAGGTGTACTTGACGCCCGTGCGGCGGCCCGTGACCTCGAGGTCCACGCCGGGCCACAGAGAGGGATACCAGACGGACTCGTAGGAGGGCACGCCGGCCCGGTGGTTCTCCACGGGCCCGACGTTGTAGTTGTAGGTGCGCCCGGAGAGGCCGCGGCCCTCGGGGCTGACGGCCGCCGCGCCGTCAAAGAGCAGGGAGAAGGCGTGCATTTCGCGGGGTGCGGGGGCGCGGTCCTTCGCGTCCGGCGGGGCGGCGGGATCGGCCGCCGGTTCGGCCGCCGGTTCGGCCGCAGGCCGGGGCAGCTCGCGGAAAAGCTGGAATTTCGGCCCGCGGTCCGTCAGGCCGACATTCGCACCCTGGCCGTCGAGGGCGAAGCGGATCTCCGGCGCGCCCCACTGTCCGGCGTTCTCGATGAAAACC
It includes:
- the rlmB gene encoding 23S rRNA (guanosine(2251)-2'-O)-methyltransferase RlmB, with product MSADPGIVFGRIPVLECLRARRRPPRRLYILASAARGLDEIVSAAAGVPVEETDRAGLDRLAAGGNHQGVVLRAAPPEVFDLETWLERHPEPDAFAVLLDCVEDPQNFGAVIRSAAAFGAAGVLFGKDRAAPLSPAAVKAAAGGVEHVDLVQVTNLARAVEGMQKAGFWAAALDAGGQKTLWDADLTGRSLVVVGNEGDGIRRLVRDRCDFIVSIPMAGAISSLNASVSAAIALAECRRRRPA
- the metG gene encoding methionine--tRNA ligase, with the translated sequence MNTEIPAKRFSRTLVTSALPYANGYIHLGHIAGAYLPADIYVRFKRMRGEKVLYVGGSDEFGVAITITALKENIPPQAVIDRYHTANAGAFARLGISYDIYGRTSWPLHADTTQAFFRKLHAAGAIPAQEMELWYSPQLDKFLPDRYVKGTCPKCGYTDANGDECEACGAQYSARDLVSPRSNIPGDASSPELRASRHWFLDLPQFAEKLAAWLETHPEWRANVRGIAGGWVGDLRPRCITRDLDWGVPIPLDDPDAAGKRIYVWFDAPIGYVTNTRQWGLDRHGDPDAWIPWWKDAETRLVHFIGKDNVPFHAVIFPSMLMGQGDYILPDQVVANEYLNVFNRRTGQSEKGSKSRGNMISVDWALEHFSADSLRYYLCAVAPESKDADFDWDDFMNRYNGELCDVVGNFVHRSLTMTVKNFDGKVPEAGELEADDIAMLDAVGEHADLVAESLEGFRFRQGIERMVDLGRKANVYFDARQPWVTRKTDLPRTGTTLHVCCQVVRALCGLMAPFLPDGARTLAGTLGIAPPEGGPDGGPDGWAEIITRLPAGHPLAPPQVLFPKLDKDRIAELAELHEKGLAR